One segment of Dolichospermum sp. DET69 DNA contains the following:
- a CDS encoding type II toxin-antitoxin system HicA family toxin, whose amino-acid sequence MSTSFTPELKKLLLEANCYFEKQGKGDHEIWYSPITERRFVVDSCIKSRHTANIVLKQAGLPKYF is encoded by the coding sequence ATGAGTACATCATTTACACCTGAATTGAAAAAGCTGCTTTTAGAAGCAAATTGCTATTTTGAAAAGCAAGGTAAAGGAGATCATGAAATTTGGTATAGTCCAATTACAGAACGTCGGTTTGTCGTTGATAGTTGTATCAAGTCCCGGCATACTGCTAATATAGTTTTGAAACAAGCTGGATTACCTAAATATTTTTAA
- a CDS encoding type II toxin-antitoxin system VapC family toxin, whose amino-acid sequence MKKALLDTNILSYFLRGETQVVKRFREYQQFHTYLTFSVLTYYEIKSGLLYKDAKNLLQQFEILANSSEIVPLDIDTANVASIIYQDLRQRGLLITPIDLLIGASAINNKSVLITANIKHFQNIPNLEYDNWIAPPTRIL is encoded by the coding sequence GTGAAAAAAGCTTTACTAGATACTAATATCCTCTCATATTTTCTTCGAGGTGAAACACAAGTTGTCAAAAGATTCCGTGAATATCAACAATTTCACACCTATTTAACTTTTTCTGTTCTTACTTACTACGAAATCAAAAGTGGATTGCTGTACAAAGATGCTAAAAATCTTTTGCAGCAATTTGAAATTCTTGCCAATAGCAGCGAGATTGTACCGCTTGATATAGATACAGCTAATGTTGCCAGTATTATTTATCAAGATTTACGTCAAAGAGGTTTATTAATTACTCCTATTGACTTACTGATTGGAGCATCAGCAATTAATAATAAAAGCGTTTTAATCACTGCTAATATTAAACACTTTCAAAATATCCCTAATTTGGAATATGACAATTGGATAGCACCACCCACCAGGATATTATAA
- a CDS encoding DUF262 domain-containing protein, translating to MKYEPYFISELLELVSNGSIRIPAFQRGFVWDMDQVAYLMDSIYKKYPFGSLLFWRTNSKLATERKLGAFDLPNPKEDYPIDYVLDGQQRLTSIFSVFQTKLNSTQENDWTGIYFDLDAREDVQESQFYALRDKEVIAGKHFPLNVLFDTVKYRSATEQFTQEQIIRLDKLCDIFKQVSILAQILKTEDRPIVAIVFERVNRFGTKLDTLQLLSAWTWNEDFDLLENFRTLKEELEEFGFSEVGEDCDLILKCTAAILKKETTPESLLELSGQEIRAAFPTVRNGIFGAIDFMKRQLKIASLKNLPYPGLIIPLSAYFAEHDGKEISYDGKVYNQIKKWFWRSCFTNRYSIQAKKVIIHDIEEIIKLKNGEDNSFGEIECQIDKDFFINNRFRSDNINTKTFVLLLANNNPKSFLSGQNIDLDKVLQKYNRTEFHHIYPKAYLKLKFEDSLINCLANFCFLNSSENKKISAKKPSQYVKLMPKEKSLEYILDSALCPSNTFEDNFNAFINERAKLLVTFANTLIQDENTELLTSLDLWFDIPISALVTLDDDCT from the coding sequence ATGAAATATGAACCTTATTTTATCAGTGAACTTTTGGAATTAGTAAGTAATGGTAGCATTAGAATCCCAGCTTTCCAGCGTGGTTTTGTATGGGATATGGATCAGGTAGCATATTTAATGGACAGTATTTATAAAAAATACCCATTTGGTTCTTTATTATTCTGGAGAACAAACTCTAAACTTGCAACTGAAAGAAAACTTGGAGCTTTTGATCTTCCAAACCCGAAGGAAGATTACCCTATAGATTATGTTTTAGATGGTCAGCAAAGACTTACATCTATTTTTTCAGTATTTCAGACAAAGTTAAATTCAACACAAGAAAATGACTGGACTGGAATATATTTTGATTTAGATGCAAGAGAAGATGTTCAAGAAAGTCAATTTTACGCATTACGTGATAAGGAAGTGATAGCAGGAAAACACTTTCCTCTAAATGTATTGTTTGACACTGTAAAATACAGAAGTGCTACAGAACAATTTACTCAAGAACAAATTATAAGATTAGATAAACTTTGTGACATATTTAAACAAGTCTCCATTCTCGCACAGATATTAAAAACAGAAGATAGACCTATTGTTGCTATTGTTTTTGAGCGTGTTAATCGTTTTGGGACAAAACTTGATACACTTCAACTACTTTCTGCCTGGACATGGAATGAAGATTTTGACTTATTAGAAAATTTCAGAACTTTGAAAGAAGAATTAGAAGAGTTTGGTTTTTCTGAAGTAGGGGAAGATTGTGATTTAATATTAAAATGTACAGCAGCTATTCTTAAAAAAGAAACTACTCCAGAAAGTTTATTAGAGTTAAGTGGACAAGAAATAAGAGCAGCTTTTCCAACAGTTAGAAATGGAATTTTTGGTGCAATTGATTTTATGAAAAGACAGTTAAAAATTGCGTCTTTAAAAAACCTTCCATATCCTGGACTTATAATTCCTTTGTCGGCTTATTTTGCTGAACATGATGGAAAAGAAATTTCGTATGATGGTAAAGTATATAATCAAATAAAGAAATGGTTTTGGAGGTCTTGTTTTACTAATAGATATAGTATTCAAGCTAAAAAGGTTATTATACATGATATTGAAGAAATCATCAAACTAAAAAATGGCGAAGATAACAGTTTTGGAGAAATTGAGTGTCAGATAGATAAAGATTTCTTTATAAATAACCGATTTCGTTCTGATAACATTAACACTAAAACCTTTGTTTTATTACTTGCTAATAATAATCCGAAATCTTTTTTATCAGGACAAAATATTGACCTAGATAAAGTCTTACAAAAATATAACAGAACAGAATTTCATCATATTTATCCAAAGGCATATCTAAAACTAAAATTCGAGGATAGTCTTATTAATTGCCTAGCTAATTTTTGTTTTTTGAATAGTTCTGAAAATAAAAAAATATCAGCTAAAAAACCGTCACAATATGTCAAGTTGATGCCAAAAGAAAAGTCATTAGAATATATTTTAGACAGTGCTTTATGCCCTTCAAATACCTTTGAGGATAATTTCAATGCTTTCATAAATGAAAGAGCAAAATTACTTGTTACTTTTGCAAACACATTAATCCAAGATGAAAATACGGAACTATTAACATCGTTGGATTTATGGTTCGATATACCAATATCTGCTTTGGTGACTTTAGATGATGATTGTACATAA
- the ileS gene encoding isoleucine--tRNA ligase → MTETGKYKDTVNLPKTNFDMRANAIKREPEIQKFWEENNIYSQLAENNPGELFILHDGPPYANGQLHIGHALNKILKDIINRYQLLKGRKVHYVPGWDCHGLPIELKVLQNMKQAERQNLTPLQLRQKAKEFALKTVDEQRESFKRYGIWGDWENPYLTLKPEYEAAQIGVFGEMFLKGYIYRGLKPVHWSPSSKTALAEAELEYPEGHVSRSIYATFPVIKLAEGLKSVLEPFMPDLGVAVWTTTPWTIPGNLAVAVNGALEYAVVEVRPHPLTPSPQARRGDKKEEVASTSEAGNEEFTSPSLLAERGTEGVRFRYLIVAAELVEGLAAKLNMQLTVKAKFSGQDLEHTTYRHPLFDRESPVVIGGDYITTESGTGLVHTAPGHGQEDYIVGQRYGLPILAPVDDSGNFTDEAGKFSGLNVLGDGNQAIIDALHEAGSLLKEEAYPHKYPYDWRTKKPTIFRATEQWFASVAGFREEALKAISSVRWIPAQGENRITPMVTERSDWCISRQRSWGVPIPVFYDEATGEVLLNADIINHVQAIIAEKGSDAWWELSVAELLPEAYRNNGKTYRRSTDTMDVWFDSGSSWAAVAKQRPELCYPADMYLEGSDQHRGWFQSSLLTSVAVNGIAPYKTVLTHGFVLDENGRKMSKSVGNVVDPQLMIQGGTNQKQQPAYGADVLRLWVSSVDYSGDVRLGGNIIKQLADVRNKIRNTARFLLGSLHDFDPQKDAVAFDDLPDLDKYMLHRIREVFNEVTEAFDSFQFFRFFQTVQNFCVVDLSNFYLDVAKDRLYISSADSFRRRSCQTVLQIALENLARAIAPVLCHTAEDIWQFIPYETAHKSVFQAGWVQLEDKWENPELAEFWKTLRRIRGDVNKVLEQARTEKLIGSSLEAIALIYLSDEKLRAAIESLNVNGNGINELRYLFLTSEVELLDNPDALKGLKTLRVQGEDNWDIGVINAAEQTHNGISYTKCDRCWNYSTHVGESAEHPLLCERCIPALAGEF, encoded by the coding sequence GTGACCGAAACTGGAAAATACAAAGATACCGTCAACTTACCCAAGACTAACTTCGATATGCGGGCAAACGCAATCAAGCGCGAACCCGAAATCCAAAAATTCTGGGAAGAAAACAACATTTATTCTCAACTGGCTGAAAACAACCCCGGCGAATTATTTATACTGCACGATGGACCCCCCTATGCTAACGGTCAATTGCATATTGGTCATGCCTTAAATAAGATTCTCAAAGATATTATTAACCGCTACCAATTGCTAAAAGGTCGTAAAGTTCATTACGTTCCAGGGTGGGATTGTCACGGATTACCCATTGAGTTGAAAGTTCTGCAAAACATGAAACAAGCAGAACGGCAAAATCTCACACCTTTGCAATTGCGTCAAAAAGCGAAAGAGTTCGCGTTGAAAACCGTAGACGAACAACGAGAAAGCTTTAAACGCTATGGGATTTGGGGTGATTGGGAAAATCCTTATTTAACCTTAAAACCAGAATACGAAGCCGCGCAAATTGGCGTATTTGGGGAAATGTTCCTCAAAGGTTATATTTATCGCGGTTTGAAGCCTGTGCATTGGAGTCCTAGTTCTAAAACCGCTTTAGCAGAAGCTGAGTTAGAATATCCTGAAGGTCACGTTTCTCGTAGTATTTACGCCACTTTTCCGGTTATTAAGCTTGCCGAAGGGTTGAAATCTGTTTTAGAGCCATTTATGCCTGATTTGGGCGTAGCTGTGTGGACTACTACTCCCTGGACTATTCCCGGTAATTTGGCTGTGGCTGTGAATGGTGCGTTGGAGTATGCGGTTGTGGAAGTAAGACCCCACCCCCTAACCCCCTCCCCGCAAGCGAGGAGGGGGGATAAGAAAGAGGAAGTTGCTTCAACCTCAGAAGCAGGAAATGAAGAATTTACCTCCCCCTCTCTGCTCGCGGAGAGGGGGACTGAGGGGGTGAGGTTTCGATATCTCATCGTTGCGGCTGAGTTGGTGGAAGGTTTAGCTGCTAAGTTGAATATGCAGTTAACGGTAAAGGCTAAATTTTCTGGTCAGGATTTGGAACATACTACTTACCGTCATCCTCTTTTTGACCGTGAAAGTCCGGTGGTGATTGGTGGTGATTATATCACTACTGAGTCGGGGACTGGTTTGGTGCATACTGCTCCTGGTCATGGTCAAGAAGACTATATTGTTGGTCAGCGTTACGGTTTACCGATTCTTGCCCCTGTTGATGATAGTGGGAATTTTACGGATGAGGCTGGTAAATTTTCTGGCTTGAATGTTTTGGGTGATGGGAATCAAGCGATTATTGATGCTTTGCATGAAGCTGGTTCTCTGTTGAAGGAGGAGGCTTATCCTCACAAGTATCCTTATGATTGGAGAACGAAGAAACCGACGATTTTCCGCGCTACTGAACAATGGTTTGCTTCTGTGGCTGGTTTTCGGGAGGAGGCTTTAAAGGCTATTTCATCTGTGCGTTGGATTCCGGCACAAGGTGAAAACCGCATCACGCCTATGGTAACAGAAAGATCCGATTGGTGTATCTCTCGTCAGCGTTCTTGGGGTGTGCCTATTCCTGTGTTTTATGATGAAGCCACTGGGGAAGTTTTGCTGAATGCGGACATTATTAACCACGTTCAAGCTATCATTGCCGAAAAGGGTTCTGATGCTTGGTGGGAGTTGTCGGTTGCGGAGTTGTTACCGGAAGCTTACCGCAATAATGGCAAAACTTACCGCCGCAGTACAGATACAATGGATGTGTGGTTTGATTCTGGTTCTTCTTGGGCAGCGGTAGCCAAGCAAAGACCGGAGTTATGCTATCCTGCTGATATGTATTTGGAAGGTTCTGATCAACATCGCGGCTGGTTTCAATCTTCTTTGTTGACAAGTGTGGCGGTTAATGGTATTGCCCCTTATAAAACTGTACTAACTCATGGTTTCGTCTTGGATGAAAATGGCCGCAAAATGAGTAAGTCGGTGGGAAATGTGGTAGATCCTCAATTGATGATTCAAGGTGGGACTAACCAAAAACAACAACCTGCTTATGGTGCTGATGTTTTGCGGTTGTGGGTTTCTTCGGTTGATTATTCTGGTGATGTCCGGTTGGGTGGTAACATCATCAAGCAATTAGCTGATGTAAGAAATAAGATTCGCAACACAGCACGGTTTTTATTGGGTAGTTTGCATGATTTTGATCCTCAGAAGGATGCTGTAGCTTTTGATGATTTGCCAGATTTGGATAAGTATATGCTGCACCGCATTCGTGAGGTGTTTAATGAGGTGACGGAAGCTTTTGATAGTTTCCAGTTTTTCCGCTTTTTCCAAACTGTGCAGAATTTCTGTGTGGTGGATTTGTCGAATTTCTATTTAGACGTAGCCAAAGATAGATTGTATATCAGTTCTGCTGATAGTTTCCGTCGTCGGAGTTGTCAAACTGTTTTGCAAATTGCTTTGGAGAATTTAGCCAGAGCGATCGCCCCAGTTTTGTGTCATACTGCGGAAGATATCTGGCAATTTATCCCCTACGAAACTGCTCATAAATCAGTTTTTCAAGCTGGTTGGGTGCAACTTGAGGATAAATGGGAAAATCCCGAATTAGCGGAATTTTGGAAAACACTGCGACGGATTCGCGGTGATGTTAATAAGGTTTTAGAACAAGCGCGGACAGAAAAACTGATTGGTTCTTCCTTAGAAGCTATCGCTTTAATTTATCTCAGTGATGAAAAATTACGCGCTGCTATCGAATCGTTAAATGTTAACGGGAATGGGATTAATGAATTACGCTATTTATTCCTAACTTCTGAAGTGGAATTATTAGATAATCCGGACGCATTAAAAGGATTAAAAACTTTGCGGGTTCAAGGTGAAGATAATTGGGATATTGGGGTAATAAATGCAGCCGAGCAAACCCATAACGGTATATCTTACACCAAATGCGATCGCTGTTGGAATTATTCTACCCATGTTGGTGAATCAGCAGAACATCCATTGTTGTGTGAACGTTGTATTCCTGCTTTAGCTGGGGAATTCTAA
- the ppsA gene encoding phosphoenolpyruvate synthase translates to MLEIKHNQENSQTTEEALVLPFNSVGIADIPLVGGKNASLGEMIQELSSQGVKVPTGFATTAYAYRYFITAAGLEAKLRKIFAELDVEDLDNLRECGKKARSLMLETPFPLELQQAIAKSYQSLCQEYGINTDVAVRSSATAEDLPDASFAGQQETYLNVHGLKSVLESCHKCFASIFTDRAISYRQMRGFDHFEVALSVGVQKMVRSDLASSGVMFSIDTETGFKNAALITAAYGLGENIVQGAVNPDEYLVFKPTLKQGYKPILQKRLGTKEIKMVYDLGGSKLTKNISVPQLERHQFALNDQEILQLAQWTCIIEDHYSQVRGMDTPMDIEWAKDGITGELFIVQARPETVQSQKSKTVLRTYQLKEKSKVLLTGRSVGEMIGQGKARVILDVPEINLFQAGEVLVTNRTDPDWEPIMKKASAIVTNSGGRTCFDGETKILTNQGFMTIQQIYEQGYQGLSTLALNTKTHQMEWKPITDAMKRTSKTIGVSVSQTGKVTDNILRLTPDHKMVNLRNGEYTKTEIQEMLDTQEMVLVSQNIPTLGDNKNQEADLAYLIGGIITDGSIYTSRTRGEVQFIQKCLPEKQAFITTMNDKMNAVYGKSFTACEKPVSSGYIRGKQVKGQATAYRVYSKAIAYDLKEKEQQITQILLENTSEVSYHFLGGVIDGDGCYASNRINIYISEENLLQAVIIACLKINTVPQVTRNRHIYNVQIVEKLEQILQYTQRVKGEVTPRTIQTRFFAANQLFSDNVIGQIKLRKDKNLLISDKQLLETDQFEELLKGDLRMQRVFKVADAVESEVYNITVADHHNYLVFTSKYTPVVVCNCHAAIIAREMGIPAIVGCGNATTVLETGQEITVSCAEGETGQVYSGLLNFEIQELPLDNLPRTRTKIMMNVGNPEEALGLTAIPNDGVGLARMEFIIANHIKAHPLALLHFDILEDELAKYKISELTAQYEDKAEFFISKLAQGIGTIAAAFYPKPVIVRLSDFKSNEYANLLGGRQFEPKEENPMIGWRGASRYYDPRYREGFALECQAMKRVREEMGLTNMILMVPFCRTPEEGKRVLAEMAKNGLVKGENGLEVYVMCELPSNVLLADEFSQIFDGFSIGSNDLTQLTLGLDRDSELVAHLFDERNEAVKRTIAKAITTVKQHGRKIGICGQAPSDYPEFARFLVEQGIDSISLNPDSVIKTMLEIAKAETGE, encoded by the coding sequence ATGCTAGAAATTAAACACAACCAAGAAAATAGCCAAACTACCGAAGAAGCTTTAGTATTACCCTTTAACTCCGTTGGAATTGCAGATATTCCCTTAGTAGGTGGTAAAAACGCCTCTTTAGGGGAAATGATTCAAGAACTTAGTTCCCAAGGGGTGAAAGTTCCCACGGGATTTGCGACTACTGCTTATGCTTATAGATACTTTATTACTGCGGCTGGTTTAGAAGCAAAACTGAGAAAGATTTTTGCAGAGTTAGATGTTGAAGATTTGGATAATCTGCGGGAATGTGGCAAAAAAGCCAGATCATTGATGTTAGAAACTCCATTTCCGCTAGAATTACAACAAGCGATCGCTAAATCATATCAAAGTTTATGTCAAGAATACGGTATTAATACTGATGTAGCTGTTCGTTCCAGTGCCACAGCCGAAGATTTACCAGATGCTAGTTTTGCGGGACAACAAGAAACCTACCTGAATGTCCATGGCCTCAAAAGTGTATTAGAATCTTGCCATAAATGCTTTGCTTCTATCTTCACAGACAGGGCTATTTCCTACCGACAAATGAGAGGTTTTGATCATTTTGAAGTCGCATTATCAGTCGGTGTCCAAAAAATGGTACGGTCTGATTTAGCATCTTCTGGAGTCATGTTTTCCATTGACACAGAAACAGGCTTTAAAAATGCAGCTTTAATTACCGCTGCTTATGGTTTAGGAGAAAACATTGTTCAAGGTGCAGTTAACCCAGATGAATATTTAGTATTTAAACCCACCTTAAAACAAGGATATAAACCCATTCTCCAAAAACGTTTGGGAACAAAAGAAATTAAAATGGTTTATGATTTAGGTGGATCAAAATTAACCAAAAATATCTCTGTTCCTCAACTTGAACGCCATCAATTTGCCCTGAATGATCAAGAAATATTACAACTAGCCCAATGGACTTGTATCATTGAAGATCATTATTCCCAAGTCCGGGGAATGGATACACCAATGGATATTGAATGGGCAAAAGATGGGATAACTGGTGAATTATTTATTGTCCAAGCTAGACCAGAAACTGTTCAATCTCAAAAATCAAAAACTGTTCTTAGAACTTATCAACTCAAAGAAAAAAGTAAAGTTTTATTAACAGGTCGTAGCGTTGGCGAAATGATAGGTCAAGGTAAAGCTAGAGTTATTCTAGATGTACCAGAAATTAATCTTTTTCAAGCCGGGGAAGTGCTAGTTACTAACCGCACAGACCCCGACTGGGAACCGATTATGAAAAAAGCTAGTGCGATTGTCACTAACTCTGGGGGACGGACTTGTTTTGATGGAGAGACAAAAATTCTCACCAATCAAGGTTTTATGACCATTCAGCAGATTTATGAACAAGGATATCAAGGATTATCAACTTTAGCCCTGAACACCAAAACCCATCAAATGGAATGGAAACCCATTACAGATGCCATGAAACGGACATCTAAAACAATTGGTGTGAGTGTATCTCAAACTGGGAAAGTCACAGATAATATTCTGCGATTAACTCCTGATCATAAAATGGTTAACCTTCGGAATGGTGAATATACCAAAACTGAGATTCAAGAAATGTTAGATACTCAGGAAATGGTGCTTGTATCTCAGAATATTCCCACATTAGGTGACAACAAAAATCAAGAAGCTGATTTAGCTTATCTAATTGGGGGAATCATCACAGACGGTTCAATTTACACTAGTCGAACTCGTGGGGAAGTCCAGTTTATCCAAAAATGTTTACCAGAAAAACAAGCATTCATAACTACTATGAATGACAAAATGAATGCTGTTTATGGTAAATCTTTTACTGCTTGTGAGAAACCAGTATCTTCAGGTTATATCCGAGGAAAACAGGTAAAAGGACAAGCTACAGCTTATCGTGTTTATTCTAAAGCCATAGCTTACGACTTAAAAGAAAAAGAACAACAGATTACCCAAATTCTCCTGGAAAACACTTCAGAAGTTTCCTATCACTTTTTAGGGGGTGTAATTGATGGTGATGGTTGCTATGCTAGTAATCGCATTAATATCTATATCTCTGAAGAGAACTTACTACAAGCTGTGATTATTGCTTGTTTAAAAATCAATACAGTTCCTCAAGTTACCAGAAATCGTCATATCTACAATGTTCAAATTGTCGAAAAATTAGAGCAAATTTTACAATATACCCAACGAGTTAAGGGAGAAGTTACTCCAAGAACTATTCAAACTCGGTTTTTCGCTGCTAATCAACTATTTAGTGACAATGTAATCGGTCAAATTAAACTTAGAAAAGATAAAAACTTACTTATTTCCGATAAACAACTGCTGGAAACAGATCAATTTGAGGAACTTCTAAAAGGTGATCTGCGGATGCAACGAGTTTTTAAAGTTGCAGATGCAGTAGAATCTGAAGTTTATAACATTACTGTTGCAGATCATCATAATTATCTAGTGTTTACGAGTAAATATACTCCTGTAGTTGTTTGTAACTGTCACGCGGCAATTATCGCTAGAGAAATGGGGATTCCGGCAATAGTTGGTTGTGGAAATGCAACTACAGTTTTAGAAACTGGACAAGAAATTACAGTTAGTTGTGCGGAAGGAGAAACAGGTCAAGTTTACTCAGGTTTACTAAACTTTGAAATTCAAGAATTACCATTAGATAACTTGCCTCGTACCCGCACTAAAATCATGATGAATGTGGGTAATCCTGAAGAAGCTTTAGGTTTAACAGCTATTCCTAATGATGGTGTTGGTTTAGCAAGAATGGAATTTATCATTGCTAATCATATTAAGGCACATCCTTTAGCATTATTACATTTTGACATCTTAGAAGACGAACTCGCTAAATATAAAATTAGCGAATTAACTGCCCAATATGAAGATAAAGCCGAATTCTTCATCTCTAAATTAGCCCAAGGTATTGGCACAATTGCCGCAGCTTTTTATCCTAAACCTGTAATTGTCCGCTTGTCGGATTTCAAAAGTAATGAATATGCAAACCTCTTAGGAGGTAGACAATTTGAACCCAAAGAAGAGAATCCCATGATAGGTTGGCGTGGTGCTTCTCGTTATTATGATCCTCGTTATCGGGAAGGTTTTGCGTTAGAATGTCAGGCAATGAAACGGGTACGGGAGGAAATGGGTTTAACTAATATGATTCTCATGGTTCCCTTCTGTCGTACTCCCGAAGAAGGCAAACGGGTATTAGCAGAAATGGCAAAAAATGGCTTAGTTAAGGGTGAAAATGGCTTAGAAGTTTATGTAATGTGTGAGTTACCCAGTAACGTCTTACTAGCTGATGAATTTAGCCAAATCTTTGATGGTTTTTCCATTGGTTCTAATGATTTAACCCAATTAACGTTAGGATTAGATCGAGATTCTGAATTAGTTGCCCATTTATTTGATGAACGCAATGAAGCTGTAAAACGAACAATTGCCAAAGCCATAACTACTGTCAAACAACATGGTCGTAAAATTGGTATTTGTGGACAAGCACCCAGCGATTATCCAGAATTTGCCCGTTTCCTCGTTGAACAAGGCATAGATTCTATTAGTCTCAACCCTGACTCTGTCATCAAGACAATGTTAGAAATTGCCAAAGCAGAAACAGGGGAATAA
- the rpsN gene encoding 30S ribosomal protein S14, giving the protein MAKKSMIEREKKRARMVAKYADKREALLEEFKAAETPLLKLEVHRKIQQLPRNSAPTRKHNRCWLTGRPRGFYRDFGLSRNVLREWAHEGLLPGVVKSSW; this is encoded by the coding sequence ATGGCGAAGAAGAGTATGATTGAGCGCGAGAAGAAACGCGCCAGAATGGTAGCTAAGTATGCTGACAAGCGCGAAGCACTACTAGAAGAGTTCAAAGCAGCAGAAACTCCGTTGCTGAAGCTAGAAGTTCACCGTAAAATTCAACAATTACCCCGCAACAGTGCGCCTACTCGTAAGCACAACCGTTGCTGGTTAACTGGTCGTCCTAGAGGCTTTTACCGTGATTTCGGACTATCTCGCAACGTACTCCGGGAATGGGCCCATGAGGGTCTTTTACCTGGTGTTGTTAAGTCTAGCTGGTAG
- a CDS encoding leucyl/phenylalanyl-tRNA--protein transferase — MEYDVAAIIRGYTQGYFLMADDSNNLGWYGSNERTLIPLDERFRYPQSLQRVLNQERFTVAVNRDFLGVVAGCANRETTWISPELEKIYWLLYQNGYAYSFETWQDDKLAGGILGIVIGGAFIGESMFFNISEGSKVAMVKLVERLRQRKFLLFDAQMMNPHLARFGAYHVDGEEYEVLLKKALLTPCPLI, encoded by the coding sequence ATGGAATATGATGTCGCGGCTATTATTCGGGGTTATACCCAAGGTTATTTTCTCATGGCTGATGACAGTAATAACCTGGGATGGTATGGAAGTAACGAACGGACTCTAATCCCCTTGGATGAACGTTTTCGCTATCCTCAGTCATTACAGCGCGTTCTCAACCAGGAACGGTTCACAGTAGCCGTTAATCGGGACTTTTTGGGTGTGGTTGCTGGCTGTGCTAACCGCGAAACAACTTGGATTTCTCCAGAATTAGAAAAGATTTATTGGTTACTTTACCAAAATGGTTACGCTTATAGTTTTGAAACTTGGCAAGATGACAAACTCGCAGGGGGAATTTTAGGAATTGTCATTGGTGGTGCTTTTATTGGTGAGTCTATGTTTTTTAATATTTCTGAAGGTTCTAAAGTAGCAATGGTGAAATTAGTGGAAAGATTGCGGCAACGGAAATTTCTACTATTTGACGCGCAAATGATGAATCCTCATTTAGCCAGATTTGGGGCGTATCACGTTGATGGGGAAGAATATGAAGTTTTATTAAAAAAAGCATTATTAACTCCTTGTCCGTTGATTTAA
- a CDS encoding ABC transporter permease — protein sequence MFKYFTKLDYLLKETFLGLKRGGWMNWAAISTVTVLLFLFGLSLQVSWQVETLLNQFGSQLELSVYLEPGIQAFDLEPVMTKMPNVATVEVITKEKAWTKLVKEFGLTDIDGATQQLGGNPLVDEVKVKALSPQVVQNLATQLAKLPGVEVVQYVDEAVKRVAQLHRGLNWITLTITIILTLTAIAVTTTTIRLIVMSRRQEIEIMQLVGATATWIYLPFILQGISFGLVGGAIAWSFISLTQQFLNRLLVNQPDFIQFLRHGLQLTTSQTLFLPLILLGFGSTVGLMGSLFAVRRVVK from the coding sequence ATGTTTAAATATTTCACGAAACTAGATTACCTCTTAAAAGAAACCTTCTTGGGGTTAAAACGAGGAGGATGGATGAATTGGGCTGCTATTAGTACGGTGACAGTGCTACTGTTTCTATTTGGGTTAAGTCTGCAAGTATCTTGGCAAGTAGAAACTCTGTTGAATCAATTTGGTAGTCAGTTGGAATTGTCAGTTTATTTAGAACCAGGTATTCAAGCTTTTGATCTCGAACCAGTCATGACAAAAATGCCCAACGTTGCTACGGTGGAGGTAATTACTAAGGAAAAAGCTTGGACAAAGTTAGTTAAAGAATTTGGTTTAACTGATATTGATGGTGCTACCCAACAGTTAGGAGGTAATCCTCTGGTTGATGAAGTGAAGGTAAAAGCCCTCAGTCCCCAAGTTGTCCAAAATCTAGCGACACAGTTGGCAAAATTACCGGGAGTGGAGGTGGTGCAATATGTTGATGAGGCTGTAAAACGGGTGGCACAGTTGCATCGAGGTTTAAACTGGATTACTTTAACAATTACAATTATTTTAACTTTAACGGCGATCGCTGTCACTACTACTACTATCCGCTTAATTGTGATGTCCCGTCGGCAAGAAATTGAAATTATGCAATTAGTAGGAGCAACTGCCACCTGGATTTATCTACCATTTATATTACAAGGAATTTCCTTTGGTTTAGTCGGAGGTGCGATCGCTTGGAGTTTCATTTCTCTGACTCAACAATTTCTCAACCGCTTACTGGTTAATCAACCCGATTTTATTCAATTTCTCCGTCATGGTTTACAACTCACCACTTCCCAAACCTTATTTCTACCCCTAATTCTCTTAGGTTTCGGTTCAACAGTGGGATTAATGGGTAGTTTATTCGCTGTGCGTAGAGTTGTTAAATGA